The Manduca sexta isolate Smith_Timp_Sample1 unplaced genomic scaffold, JHU_Msex_v1.0 HiC_scaffold_4044, whole genome shotgun sequence genome includes the window aaaaattaccataCCTGCAACAATACCACTTTGCAGCATAACATTTTTGACCACATACTCTGGACTGCCCAGCCCTTGAGCGAGACTTCGTTCTAACTCTTCGCTCAATAGCGAAGTCGGATACAAACTTTTGGCCTTATCTAAAATTTCTTGAGGCATCTTAAACTCTGTGGTATGGAGCGTCTTGGCCTCATTCAGTGTCAGGAGCTGAAGATAATCGAGTGTATTCTGCTCTCTAGACAAGTACTCATCCAAGAATTCTTGGGAGAGTACCCTGCTGATCAGTCTGTCCTCATAGTGGCCCAATGAGGCTAATTCGAGACACATTTTGGCCCAAGGTAATGTAAAACTCTTGGCATCCAGGATTGGAGAGACAACTGCCTGCGCAATTCCAgacattatgattataatagtCCAAAAACATTGTGATATCACATgatgagattttatttttataaaatggtactcttatatacaaaataacacCCTCAAATGGTAGTGAGTTCAAAATGATTGCCTgccattacaataatattataataataagctaGAGAAAATCatgatgattttttaattaatataattatctttggTCCC containing:
- the LOC119193349 gene encoding uncharacterized protein LOC119193349, with product MSGIAQAVVSPILDAKSFTLPWAKMCLELASLGHYEDRLISRVLSQEFLDEYLSREQNTLDYLQLLTLNEAKTLHTTEFKMPQEILDKAKSLYPTSLLSEELERSLAQGLGSPEYVVKNVMLQSGIVADALVCLKNGYPQKLPRLSGKGKVPIEQLNLPNGGIVVCIMNFKAGCFSMNSNRLGVHSA